A window from Pseudomonas alloputida encodes these proteins:
- a CDS encoding Lrp/AsnC family transcriptional regulator has product MDRTDRKILAELQKDGRLSVTELADRVGLSLSPCHRRLKALEESGAILGYHARLAPSALGLNFAALVFVTLREVTRQPVADFETALAQIPQIVEAQRLFGDPDYLLHVVAKDLPAFQKLYDEHLTSIPNVKRLSSTLVMKEVIQDRLLPM; this is encoded by the coding sequence ATGGATAGAACTGATCGAAAAATCCTTGCCGAGCTGCAAAAAGACGGGCGCCTGTCGGTAACCGAACTGGCCGACCGCGTAGGGCTCAGCCTGTCACCCTGCCATCGGCGCTTGAAGGCACTGGAAGAGTCCGGAGCCATTCTGGGCTATCACGCACGGCTGGCACCGAGCGCCCTTGGGCTGAACTTTGCCGCGCTGGTATTCGTGACGCTACGCGAGGTAACCCGCCAGCCGGTGGCGGACTTTGAAACGGCACTGGCGCAGATCCCGCAGATTGTCGAAGCGCAGCGGCTGTTCGGCGACCCGGATTACCTGCTGCATGTGGTAGCCAAGGACCTGCCGGCGTTTCAGAAGCTGTATGACGAGCACCTGACCAGTATTCCCAATGTGAAACGCTTGAGCTCGACCTTGGTGATGAAGGAAGTGATCCAGGATCGGTTGCTCCCCATGTAG
- a CDS encoding GAF domain-containing hybrid sensor histidine kinase/response regulator gives MARWLDGGGQMAERIRNHDWASTPLGPLEHWPDALKTTMSLCLASRFPQAVLWGPDLITLYNDAFTPILGRKPLALGIPFRDVWHEAWDEISSMADRALAGEAVYIEDFPLMIDRNGGLERAYFTFCYSPIRGHDGEILGMLDTVTETTASVVTNQRLNFLDTLGRAVTEATDPDQIMAITTRMLVEHLGLSSCAYAVMDPDEDGFTICGDAVTPGSPRLVGHYHLHDFGRLAVSRLRSGLALVINDNLRELAADEAATYQAIGITATICMPLIKGGRLTALMAIHDRVPRAWTDYEQTLISEVTERCWAHIQRAQAHAEVREAMAALEALNTTLEHRVEERTTQLLHTEAVLRQAQKLEAIGQLTGGVAHDFNNLLTIIRSSLHFLQRPNLAEERRERYLKTMSDTVDRGAKLTGQLLAFARRQALSPQVFEAGPRLEAMADMLDTVTGARIRVELQLPQAPCHIRADLSQLETAIINLMLNGRDAMAGEGALQLRLQADQCLPALRGQPSQPGPFAAISVSDNGVGIATELLERIFDPFFTTKAPGEGTGLGLSQVFGFAKQSGGDVQVNSIPGQGTTFTLYLPQEAPAAAAPEDASAGSQPQVEGERRRILVVEDNPDLGSFTAQLLEDHGYQISYARSAEEALAQLTGPAGDFDAVFSDVVMPGMGGLALARELRRQRPQLPVILTSGYSEAIAEGGHQGFTFLAKPYSAEQVCQILGKVFGH, from the coding sequence ATGGCTAGATGGCTAGACGGCGGCGGGCAAATGGCCGAACGCATCCGCAACCACGACTGGGCCAGCACTCCCCTGGGCCCGCTGGAACATTGGCCCGACGCCCTGAAAACCACGATGTCTCTGTGCCTGGCCTCGCGCTTTCCGCAGGCCGTGCTGTGGGGCCCGGACTTGATCACCCTGTACAACGATGCGTTCACGCCGATTCTCGGTCGCAAGCCCCTGGCCTTGGGCATCCCCTTCCGCGACGTGTGGCACGAAGCCTGGGATGAAATCAGCAGCATGGCGGACCGTGCGTTGGCCGGTGAAGCGGTGTACATCGAAGACTTCCCGCTGATGATCGACCGCAACGGAGGTTTGGAGCGGGCCTATTTCACCTTCTGCTACAGCCCGATTCGCGGCCATGATGGCGAGATTCTGGGCATGCTCGACACGGTCACCGAAACCACCGCCAGCGTGGTCACCAACCAGCGCCTGAACTTTCTCGATACCCTCGGGCGAGCCGTGACCGAGGCGACCGACCCGGACCAGATCATGGCCATCACCACCCGCATGCTGGTCGAGCACCTTGGCCTGTCCAGCTGCGCCTATGCGGTGATGGACCCCGACGAGGACGGTTTCACCATTTGCGGCGATGCAGTGACCCCCGGTTCACCACGCCTGGTGGGCCACTATCACCTGCATGACTTCGGCCGCCTGGCTGTCAGCCGCCTGCGCAGCGGCCTGGCCCTGGTGATCAATGACAACCTGCGCGAACTGGCCGCTGACGAGGCGGCGACTTATCAGGCCATCGGCATTACGGCCACCATCTGCATGCCACTGATCAAGGGTGGCAGGCTGACCGCGCTGATGGCGATTCACGACCGCGTACCCCGGGCATGGACCGACTACGAGCAAACACTGATCAGCGAAGTGACCGAGCGATGCTGGGCACACATACAACGGGCCCAGGCCCATGCCGAAGTGCGCGAAGCGATGGCGGCCCTGGAAGCGCTCAACACCACCTTGGAACATCGCGTCGAAGAACGCACCACTCAGTTGCTGCACACCGAGGCCGTGCTGCGCCAAGCCCAGAAGCTGGAAGCCATTGGCCAGCTGACCGGCGGGGTAGCCCACGACTTCAATAACCTGCTGACCATCATCCGCTCGTCGCTGCACTTCCTGCAGCGCCCCAACCTGGCCGAGGAGCGCCGCGAGCGCTACCTCAAGACCATGTCCGACACGGTCGACCGTGGTGCCAAACTGACCGGTCAGCTACTGGCCTTCGCCCGACGCCAGGCCCTCAGCCCACAGGTGTTCGAGGCCGGGCCTCGGCTGGAGGCCATGGCCGACATGCTCGACACCGTCACTGGCGCGCGCATCCGGGTCGAGCTGCAGTTACCGCAAGCGCCCTGCCACATCCGCGCCGACCTCAGCCAGTTGGAAACCGCGATAATCAACCTGATGCTCAACGGCCGCGATGCCATGGCTGGCGAAGGTGCCTTGCAGCTGCGCCTGCAGGCCGACCAGTGCCTGCCGGCCTTGCGCGGTCAGCCTTCACAGCCAGGCCCGTTCGCGGCGATATCGGTGAGCGACAACGGAGTCGGTATTGCCACCGAGTTGCTGGAGCGCATCTTCGACCCGTTCTTCACCACCAAGGCCCCAGGTGAAGGTACCGGGCTCGGGTTGTCGCAGGTGTTTGGTTTCGCCAAGCAATCCGGGGGCGATGTACAGGTGAACAGCATCCCCGGCCAGGGCACCACCTTTACCCTGTATCTGCCGCAAGAGGCCCCAGCTGCAGCCGCGCCCGAAGACGCCTCGGCCGGCAGCCAGCCACAGGTAGAGGGCGAGCGGCGACGAATACTGGTGGTAGAAGACAATCCCGACCTGGGCAGTTTCACAGCTCAGCTCCTCGAGGACCACGGCTACCAAATCAGCTATGCACGGTCGGCAGAAGAAGCGCTGGCGCAGTTGACTGGCCCGGCAGGTGATTTTGATGCAGTGTTTTCCGATGTGGTCATGCCCGGCATGGGTGGCTTGGCACTGGCCCGCGAACTTCGCCGCCAGCGCCCGCAGTTGCCGGTGATCCTGACTTCGGGCTATAGCGAGGCGATTGCCGAAGGCGGGCACCAAGGGTTCACCTTCCTGGCCAAACCCTACTCGGCAGAACAGGTGTGCCAGATACTCGGCAAAGTATTCGGCCACTGA
- a CDS encoding LysE family translocator: MPEATQLLTFALICLGMVLTPGPNMIYLISRSICQGRQAGLISLGGVALGFVIYMFCAAMGITALVMAVPFAYDALRIGGALYLLYLAWQALRPGGQSPFQLRELPADSPRRLFTMGFATSLLNPKIAVMYLSLMPQFIEPGHGSVLLQSLVLGSTQIAISVTVNALITIMAGSIAVFLAGRPLWQQVQRWLMGTVLAGLAVRMLAEGRR, translated from the coding sequence ATGCCCGAAGCCACGCAACTGCTCACGTTCGCCCTGATTTGCCTCGGCATGGTCCTGACCCCAGGGCCGAACATGATCTACCTGATTTCCCGCTCGATCTGTCAGGGCCGCCAAGCCGGGTTGATTTCGCTTGGCGGTGTGGCTCTGGGCTTCGTCATCTACATGTTCTGCGCGGCAATGGGCATCACGGCGCTGGTGATGGCAGTACCCTTTGCCTACGACGCGCTGCGCATCGGTGGCGCGCTGTACCTGTTGTACCTGGCCTGGCAGGCGCTGCGGCCGGGTGGCCAATCGCCGTTCCAGCTCCGTGAACTGCCCGCCGACAGCCCGCGGCGGCTATTCACCATGGGGTTTGCCACCAGCCTGCTCAACCCCAAGATTGCCGTCATGTACCTGTCGCTCATGCCGCAATTCATCGAACCGGGCCACGGCAGCGTGCTGTTGCAGTCGCTGGTGCTGGGTTCGACGCAGATCGCCATCAGCGTTACGGTCAACGCGCTGATTACGATCATGGCCGGTTCCATCGCCGTGTTCCTGGCTGGCAGGCCGCTGTGGCAACAGGTTCAGCGTTGGTTGATGGGAACGGTGCTGGCGGGGCTGGCGGTGCGCATGCTGGCAGAAGGGCGCCGTTGA
- a CDS encoding LysE family translocator translates to MAISVLTAFWAVSMLFVITPGADWAYAISAGMRGRWVMPAVAGMLSGHFLATLVVAAGVGSLLAGHPLALTLLTLAGCTYLLWLGGNLLLSPALPAAGQGGAGESGSRWALKGFCVSGLNPKVFLLFLALLPQFTDPQSSWPVPLQILLLGLVHLCSSLVIYTLVGYGAKAVLSTRPGAAKLVGRVSGMAMITVALGLIAGQMT, encoded by the coding sequence GTGGCTATCAGTGTGCTGACGGCGTTCTGGGCTGTGTCGATGCTGTTCGTGATTACCCCCGGTGCAGACTGGGCCTATGCCATCTCGGCCGGCATGCGTGGGCGCTGGGTGATGCCAGCGGTGGCGGGGATGTTGTCAGGGCATTTCCTGGCCACGCTGGTGGTGGCGGCCGGGGTCGGCAGTTTGCTGGCAGGTCACCCGTTGGCGCTGACTTTGCTGACCCTGGCGGGGTGCACTTATTTGCTGTGGCTGGGCGGTAATCTGTTGCTCAGCCCGGCATTGCCGGCGGCCGGGCAGGGCGGCGCGGGGGAGTCGGGCTCACGCTGGGCGTTGAAGGGGTTTTGCGTCAGCGGCCTGAACCCCAAGGTATTCCTGCTGTTCCTGGCCCTGCTGCCGCAGTTCACCGACCCGCAGTCGAGCTGGCCTGTGCCCTTGCAGATCTTGTTGCTGGGGCTGGTCCACCTGTGCAGTTCGCTGGTGATCTACACGCTGGTCGGCTATGGCGCCAAAGCGGTGCTGAGCACCCGGCCGGGGGCGGCAAAGCTGGTCGGGCGGGTGTCGGGGATGGCGATGATTACCGTGGCCCTGGGCTTGATAGCCGGGCAAATGACCTGA